The following are encoded in a window of Cervus canadensis isolate Bull #8, Minnesota chromosome 11, ASM1932006v1, whole genome shotgun sequence genomic DNA:
- the LOC122449921 gene encoding glycine N-phenylacetyltransferase isoform X2, protein MLQLQGPHLLKMLEKSLRTSLPESLKVYATVFHMNQGNPFGLKALVDKWPDFKTVVIRPQEQEMADDFDHYTNTYQIFSKDLKNCQESLTTSDVINWKQHLQIQSSQSSLNEVIQNLAAAKFVKVEHTQCILYVMPETARKLLPSLPETKNLPVGYGAPKAINEEMFKLSSMDPTHAALVNKFWHFGGNKRSQRFIERCIRAFPTFCLLGPEGTPASWSLMDQTGEIRMGATLPEYRGHGLISHTLAVHTRALDQLDVPAYNHTDKTNKIIRRISDNLRHIAIPRGWNQWNCVPL, encoded by the exons GTTTATGCGACAGTCTTCCACATgaaccagggaaacccctttggTCTAAAGGCCCTGGTGGACAAGTGGCCCGATTTTAAGACAGTGGTTATCCGCCCTCAGGAGCAG gagatggcagatGACTTTGATCACTACACCAACACCTACCAAATCTTTTCTAAGGATCTCAAGAACTGTCAGGAGTCCCTTACCACATCAGATGTCATCAACTGGAAACAACATTTGCAGATCCAAA GTTCACAGTCCAGCCTGAATGAGGTGATACAGAATCTTGCAGCCGCTAAATTTGTTAAGGTCGAGCACACACAGTGCATTCTCTACGTGATGCCTGAGACAGCGAGGAAACTGCTTCCTTCCCTGCCAGAGACAAAGAACTTACCTGTTGGATATGGTGCACCCAAAGCCAT TAACGAGGAGATGTTTAAGCTCTCATCCATGGATCCTACACATGCCGCTTTGGTGAATAAATTCTGGCATTTTGGTGGCAATAAGAGGAGCCAGAGATTCATCGAGCGCTGTATCCGGGCCTTCCCCACCTTCTGCCTGCTGGGGCCCGAGGGGACCCCTGCGTCCTGGTCCCTGATGGACCAGACGGGAGAGATCCGGATGGGGGCCACCCTGCCCGAGTACCGGGGCCACGGGCTCATCTCCCACACGCTGGCTGTCCACACCCGGGCTCTGGACCAGCTCGACGTCCCTGCGTATAACCACACAGACAAAACCAACAAAATCATACGGAGAATCAGTGACAACCTGCGTCACATCGCCATCCCCCGTGGTTGGAACCAGTGGAACTGCGTGCCCCTGTGA
- the LOC122449921 gene encoding glycine N-phenylacetyltransferase isoform X3: MLQLQGPHLLKMLEKSLRTSLPESLKEMADDFDHYTNTYQIFSKDLKNCQESLTTSDVINWKQHLQIQSSQSSLNEVIQNLAAAKFVKVEHTQCILYVMPETARKLLPSLPETKNLPVGYGAPKAINEEMFKLSSMDPTHAALVNKFWHFGGNKRSQRFIERCIRAFPTFCLLGPEGTPASWSLMDQTGEIRMGATLPEYRGHGLISHTLAVHTRALDQLDVPAYNHTDKTNKIIRRISDNLRHIAIPRGWNQWNCVPL, encoded by the exons gagatggcagatGACTTTGATCACTACACCAACACCTACCAAATCTTTTCTAAGGATCTCAAGAACTGTCAGGAGTCCCTTACCACATCAGATGTCATCAACTGGAAACAACATTTGCAGATCCAAA GTTCACAGTCCAGCCTGAATGAGGTGATACAGAATCTTGCAGCCGCTAAATTTGTTAAGGTCGAGCACACACAGTGCATTCTCTACGTGATGCCTGAGACAGCGAGGAAACTGCTTCCTTCCCTGCCAGAGACAAAGAACTTACCTGTTGGATATGGTGCACCCAAAGCCAT TAACGAGGAGATGTTTAAGCTCTCATCCATGGATCCTACACATGCCGCTTTGGTGAATAAATTCTGGCATTTTGGTGGCAATAAGAGGAGCCAGAGATTCATCGAGCGCTGTATCCGGGCCTTCCCCACCTTCTGCCTGCTGGGGCCCGAGGGGACCCCTGCGTCCTGGTCCCTGATGGACCAGACGGGAGAGATCCGGATGGGGGCCACCCTGCCCGAGTACCGGGGCCACGGGCTCATCTCCCACACGCTGGCTGTCCACACCCGGGCTCTGGACCAGCTCGACGTCCCTGCGTATAACCACACAGACAAAACCAACAAAATCATACGGAGAATCAGTGACAACCTGCGTCACATCGCCATCCCCCGTGGTTGGAACCAGTGGAACTGCGTGCCCCTGTGA